One genomic segment of Gossypium arboreum isolate Shixiya-1 chromosome 3, ASM2569848v2, whole genome shotgun sequence includes these proteins:
- the LOC108474454 gene encoding anthocyanidin 3-O-glucosyltransferase 2-like → MAELVFIPMPRMGHFASMVELAQLLVDLHSELSITVLILKLNPDAQVTAYIHSLTATRIKFIQLPQPETQKDISFSNHISNLQAHAPLVKDATNNILHYSSSRFIGFVIDLFLTPFIDVGNQLGVPSYVFYASSAAFLGFQSHALALQDEQNVNIVELKDSDTEFTIPSYLNPVSSKLFPTILLNPESNSVATTLVRWLRKAKGIMINTFWELESHAISSLFNGSVPPVYPVGPILDLERKSEVHQSSDIMKWLDEQPLSSVVFLCFGSGGNFNEDQVKEIASALEQSGHRFLWSLRQPPDPFKGPMASQTDYDDASEILPEGFLDGTHGIGKIIGWAPQVAILGHPAIGGFVSHCGWNSILESIWFGVPIVTWPLYAEQQLNAFKLVMELGIAVEIKMDYRIEVIGSGEVEILRAETIEKGIRCMMDKGSDARKRVKEMNEKSRRALMDGGSSHSTIRHFINDVMGSMP, encoded by the coding sequence ATGGCGGAGCTAGTGTTCATCCCAATGCCTCGAATGGGCCATTTCGCATCTATGGTCGAACTGGCTCAGCTTTTGGTGGATCTCCATTCCGAACTCTCCATTACCGTCCTCATCTTGAAGTTAAACCCCGATGCACAAGTCACCGCCTACATCCACTCTCTCACTGCCACTCGCATCAAATTCATTCAACTCCCTCAACCTGAAACCCAAAAAGATATCTCTTTCTCCAATCATATCAGTAATTTGCAAGCCCATGCACCCTTAGTGAAAGACGCTACCAACAACATACTTCACTACTCCAGCTCTCGATTCATCGGGTTTGTTATCGACTTGTTTCTAACTCCTTTCATCGATGTGGGAAACCAGTTGGGTGTTCCTAGTTATGTTTTCTACGCATCGAGTGCAGCTTTTCTCGGCTTTCAATCTCATGCACTAGCCCTTCAGGATGAGCAAAATGTTAACATCGTTGAGTTAAAGGACTCGGACACTGAGTTCACCATACCCTCCTATCTCAACCCTGTTTCATCTAAACTCTTCCCCACTATTTTGCTCAATCCTGAATCTAATTCTGTGGCGACTACCTTGGTAAGATGGCTGAGAAAAGCCAAGGGTATAATGATAAACACTTTTTGGGAGCTAGAATCTCATGCAATCAGTTCTCTTTTTAATGGTAGTGTTCCACCCGTTTATCCAGTGGGACCTATATTGGATCTCGAGCGTAAAAGTGAGGTCCATCAAAGTTCTGATATCATGAAATGGTTGGATGAACAACCTCTTTCATCGGTGGTATTTCTCTGCTTCGGGAGCGGGGGGAACTTCAACGAGGATCAAGTGAAAGAAATCGCCTCTGCACTGGAGCAGAGTGGGCACCGGTTCTTGTGGTCTTTACGCCAACCCCCAGACCCATTCAAGGGCCCGATGGCAAGCCAAACTGACTACGATGACGCGTCGGAGATTTTGCCAGAAGGGTTTTTAGATGGGACGCATGGCATTGGTAAGATCATTGGTTGGGCACCGCAAGTGGCGATTCTAGGCCACCCGGCGATTGGAGGGTTCGTATCGCATTGTGGGTGGAACTCGATTCTGGAGAGTATATGGTTCGGAGTTCCGATTGTGACGTGGCCGCTTTACGCGGAGCAACAGCTGAATGCATTTAAACTAGTGATGGAGTTGGGAATAGCGGTGGAGATTAAAATGGATTATAGGATAGAAGTTATAGGTAGCGGTGAAGTGGAAATTTTGAGGGCCGAAACGATAGAGAAAGGAATTAGGTGCATGATGGACAAAGGTAGTGATGCTAGAAAAAGAGTAAAAGAGATGAATGAAAAGAGTAGGAGAGCCTTGATGGACGGAGGATCTTCGCACTCTACGATCCGACATTTCATCAATGATGTTATGGGCAGTATGCCGTAA